The DNA segment GCCGCGGGGCCGTGGTCGCCCGGTGACCCGGGTACCCGGTCGGCGGGTTCGGCGGAGGTTTCGGAAGTGGCGGACGCCTGGGGGAGGGCGGCCGATCCGGGCGTGACGTCGGGCTCGGGGCGCGCCCGGTTCTCCCGTTCCATCTCGGCGCGGCGTTCCTCCAGCCGCCTGCTCGCCTCGGTCAGTCCGGCTCCGATCCGGCCGAGCCATCCTGGCATGCGCGACATGCTGCTTCCTCTTCCCCCGGTTCTCCCCATCACTCCCCCTGCCCCCTGGGGCATCGATCAGACCGTACATGGCGAAAGCCCCCCACCGTAGGACGGTGCGGGGCTCTGCCGGGGTTGAACGGGGCTGGTACCGAGCGGGGCTAGTACCAGTTGTTGGCCTGCCAGAACGACCAGGCGCCACAGGGGCTTCCGTAGCGGTCGTTCATGTAGTTGAGGCCCCACTTGATCTGGGTCGCCGGGTTGGTCTGCCAGTCGGCGCCGGCGGAGGCCATCTTGGTTCCCGGCAGTGCCTGGACGAGACCGTAGGCACCGGAGGATGGGTTGACGGCCTTGTAGTTCCAGGTGGACTCGTGGTCCACGATGTTGCTGAAGCACTGGAACTGGTCAGCCGGAATCAACTGCCGGGCCATCGCCTGGACCTCGGCGACGCTGTACGAGCTCTGCACCGCGAAGTCGGCGGCGGACGCGGAGGCCGTCTTGGAACGGCTGGCGGCCTTCTCGGCCTCCTCGCGCTCCTTGGCTTCCTTCTCCGCCTTGGCCGCCTTTTCGGCGGCTTCCTGCTTCTTGGCGATCGCGGTCTCGGCGGCTGCCTTGCGGGCCGCTTCCTCCGCGTCCTTCTTGGCGCTCGTGTCCGCGGCGATGGCCATGGTTTCGGCCTGCTGCGTCAGGGACGCGGTCTGCACCTCGACCTGCTGGCCCGCAGGGATGTCCGCGAGCAGCGTGGTGCCGGCCGCCGTCGCCTCGGCGTCATTACCGGTCTGCGCCACACTGCCCGACGCAACGCCGACGACACTTCCGACAGCGGTGACCGCGGTGGCCGAAGCCACTGCGAATCCCCGGACCGAAATCCGGCTCACACGGTTTCCTTCCAGCATCGACCGCTTCGGTGACCCTCGCGGACGCAATCGTGCCCCTGGCACTGGCCTCCCCAACTCGGGTCACGGGAGGCACGGGCCCGGTGGGCAACTCCCGAACGGGAGCGCCGCGTGGTGCTCGGGCGGCATACGACGACGCTATGGAGTTGATGCTGGTGCTCATATGGCGCCCTACCGCTGGGGGCAAGGCTGTGTCGTATGCGGGGCCTGACAGGAGTGAGACTCTAGCCGTAATACCGAGCCGGGAGGCAATTCCATCGTGCGTGTGAAAGCTCACATCCCGTTTGGTCCAGGCGATCAGCGGAAAGCCGCACGCACGCCGACGCCGCCCGGCTAGGCTCTTCACCTTTCCGGACGGCGTCAGCCCACAGACGGGGCAGGCGGGGCGGACGGTTCAGATCACCCGGACCGCCCGGACTCCTCATACCGCTTTTACCACTCGGAACACTCAGAACACTCAGATATGACCGTCCTCCAGCATTTCGGTCACAAGAGCGGCGATCTGGGACCTCTCGGACCGGTTCAGGGTCACGTGGGCGAAGAGCGGATGGCCCTTCAGTTTCTCGACGACGGCGACCACACCGTCGTACCGGCCCACCCTGAGGTTGTCCCGCTGGGCGACGTCGTGGGTCAGGACGACCCGCGAATTGGCGCCGATCCGGGACAGAACGGTCAGCAGTACGTTCCGTTCCAGCGACTGGGCCTCGTCCACGATCACGAACGCGTCGTGCAGCGAGCGGCCCCGAATGTGCGTGAGCGGCAGGACCTCCAGCATGCCGCGCGCGGTGACCTCCTCGATGACCTCGCGGCTCGTGACCGCCGACAGCGTGTCGAAGACGGCCTGCGCCCAGGGGCTCATCTTCTCGGCCTCGCTGCCGGGGAGATAGCCGAGTTCCTGGCCGCCCACCGCGTACAACGGGCGGAAGACCATCACCTTCTGGTGCTGACGGCGCTCGAGCACCGCCTCCAGACCCGCGCACAGCGCCAGCGCCGACTTTCCGGTGCCGGCCCGGCCGCCGAGGGAGAGGATTCCCACGTCGGGGTCGAGCAGCAGGTCGAGCGCGATCCGCTGCTCGGCACTGCGGCCCTTGATGCCGAACGCCTCCCGGTCACCGCGCACCAGCCGGACGTTGCCCTCGGGGGTGACCCGGCCGAGGGCCTTGCCACGCTCCGACTGGATGGTCAGCCCCGTGTGCACGGGCAGGTCGGCCGCCTCGGGCACATAGACACGGCCCTCCTCGAAGAGGACGTCCACCTGCTCGCCGGGCAGGGTCAGTTCGGACATTCCGGTCCAGCCGGAGGCGTCCGTGACGGCGAGCTCGGCGCGGTACTCCTCGGCGAGGAGGCCCACGGAGGACGCCTTGATCCTGAGCGGGAGGTCCTTCGACACGACGGTGACGTCGAACCCCTCGGCCTGCAGATTGCGGGCGACCGCGAGGATGCGGGTGTCGTTGTCCCCCAGTCGGTAGCCGCTGGGCAGCAGACCGGGGTCCGAGTGGTTGAGCTCGACACGCAGGGTTCCGCCGAGGTCCCCGATAGGGAGGGGAGCATCGAGGCGGCCGTACCGCACCCGGAAGTCGTCGAGCAGGCGCAGGGCCTGCCGGGCGAAGTAGCCGAGTTCGGGATGGTGCCGCTTGGCCTCCAGTTCCGTCACCACGACGACGGGGAGCACGACCTCGTGCTCGTCGAAGCGGCTCAGGGCATTGGGATCGGCCAGCAGGACGCTGGTGTCGATGACATAGGTGCGCCGGTCGGGCTTGTGGCGCTTTGTGCTGGTCACCACGGAAGGACGTACCCCCTCGGAAGAGGTCGGGGAGCGACGGAGCGGAGCTGGACCGGTTGACGGCGCCGATGCACGGGCCGAGAACCGGCCCTCCGCTGCTTCGTCCGTGCCGTGACCGCACGGTCGGGCTGGTGCAAAGGGCCTCCCGGGCGGACGACCCCGGGCCGCCCGCTGAGATCCGACACCCGTGGTTCGGGTGTCGACCTGTCTGACTTATGCCCTCGAACCATCGCCGCCATGCCGGATCACCGGGCGGCGTCCCGATGAACTCCCCGTTACATCCCCGACTCTGTTGCTCCATTGCGGAGAGTGACGCCGGCCTGTCGACGGGGCGCAGGGAACGGGCCTCGCGGGGAGGCGGTCCGGCGCCCCGGCCGGCCCCTCTCGGATGCGGTGCGTGACCCTCCCTCGAATGGAGCAGCAGAGTCGTCCCCGACTCTGCTGCGCAATTACCCGGCGTGATGACGCCGTGCCGATACGGCCTTCAGAGCGCGTCGCAGATGCAGGCAGGCCGGGCGCGGCCGAGCCCTGAAAGCATGGCACGTGATCGCTCGCCGAATTGAGCAGCAGAGTCGCCCCCTCCCCCAAAGCGTCCCTCGTCCCGGAGTGGGATGGTGACGGGACGGTGGGGGTGGGTGCCTCAGCCGCCGAAACGCCGGTGGCGGGCCGCGTAGTCGCGCAGCGCGCGCAGGAAGTCGACCTTGCGGAAGGCCGGCCAGAAGACCTCGCAGAAGTAATACTCCGAATGGGCGGTCTGCCACAGCATGAATCCGGACAACCGCTGCTCGCCACTCGTACGGATGACCAGGTCCGGGTCGGGCTGGGCCCGGGTGTAGAGATGACGTCCGATCATGTCGACGTCGACGTCCTCGGCGAGCGCCTCCATCGAGGTGCCCTTCTCGTGGGCGTCGAGAATCATGGAGCGCACCGCGTCGGCGATCTCCTGGCGACCGCCGTAGCCGATCGCGACGTTGACCACTATTCCGTCGACCCGCGCGGTGGCCGACTCGGCCTCCTTGAGGCTGATCTGCATCCCGGCCGGCAGCAGGTCGGGGTTGCCGACGTGGTGCACCCGCCAGCGACCGTCGGCCGCGAGGCTGCGGACGACGTCCTCGATGATGCCGAGCAGCGGGACGAGTTCCGCCTCGGGCCGGTCGAAGTTGTCCGTCGACAGCAGCCAGAGGGTGACGACCTCGACCTCCGTCTCGGTGCACCAGCCGAGGAACTCACCGATCTTGTCCGCGCCAACCCGGTGGCCGTGGACGGTGCTGGAACCCGAGGCCTTCGCCCAACGACGGTTGCCATCCATGATGACGCCGATGTGCTTCGGCACCTGATCGTGGTCCAGGTGGCCTTCCACCCGGCGTGCGTACAGCCTGACCAGCAGGCCGCGCAGCTTGTCACGCAGGTTCACGCGATCGTCAGCCCCTCAGTACGGGATCGGACAGGGGCGGCACCCGCCGCGGTCCGCGGCATGCGGCCCGGTACTTGGCCGCGGGCGGACTCCGTCTCCCTATGGCAGCCCCCGGAGGCGAAGCCTACCCCTGCGAAGGCGGGGAGCCTCCACGCCGGGGCCTCAGCGGCGGGGGCCGGACCCGGGCGCCCTCCCGAGGACCGCCCGGGACGGAGGTGGGTGGCCCGCGGCCGGGCGCGGGCGAAGAAAAACGGGCCGGTCCGTGGGGGGGATACGGACCGGCCCGAGGGGGGGGTTCCACCATAACCCTTCGTGAGTGATGCTGCGCGCATCGGCGTGCCACAACTACTCTCCGGAATCGTCCGGCAACGCCCCGATGGTCCAGAAAATGCACATTCCGGGCGTCTCGATGGCCGAAATGCAGCAGTTCTTCCCGGAGGAAACTGGCGATAGCGGGTCATCCAGCCCGGCGTGACGCGACACACCCTCAGCGGACCCCCGCCACGACCACTCTTCCGGCCGCCCCTCCGACGGGTGACCCCACGAGAAATGCCCCTTGACCCGCCGGCGGGTCGGCGACGGCACGACAGGCCTCGGCGTCGTGCGGTCCCCTCCGCGGCGCGGGCCGGACGCGACACGGGCGGACGTACGGGCCGCGCTGAAGGGCTGAAGGGAGGACCGCAAGAGTAAGCCGGTCCGGTGGGCCTCGGCGGACCTCGTCGGCGGACCTTGATGGATTGGTTTCCGTGGGCCTCAGGGCTTGCGTACGTCGAAGAGATGACGGCTGCTGTGGGCGACGAAGGCGCCCTCGGCCAGGACTCGTTCATGCAGGGCACGCAGCTGGGGCAGGTACGCCTCGACGGTGAAGCCCGGAACCGTCCAGACCACCTTGCGCAGGAAGTGCACGACGGCGGCGATGTCGTAGAACTCCATGCGCAGGCGCTCGGCCCGCAGGTCGACGATCTCCAGCCCGGCGGCCTCGGCCTCCCGGCGTTCGCGTTCGGGATGGCGGGCGTTGCGCTGCTCGTCCGGCTGTGGTCCGAGGAAGTGCTCGACGAGTTCGTAGGCGCTGCTGGGACCGACGTGCTGGGCGAAGTAGCTGCCACCGGAGCGCAGCACGCGCGCGATCTCACGCCAGTGGGCTTCGACGGGATGCCGACTGACGACGAGATCGAAGACCCCGTCGGCGAAGGGGAACGCCGTGCGGCCGGACACGCCTTCGGATGCGGCGACGACGAACCCTCCCTGCGCCCGGAGCGGCCCGGCGGCTTTGGCGACGTTGGGCGCCCAGCCTTCGGTGGCGACGACGAGCGCGGGCCGACGGCTGTCGGGGGCGGCGCGGCGGACTTCGTCGAGGGCGAGGCTCAGCACCTCCCCTCCCCCGGTCTGCACGTCAAGCACGGCCCTGGCCGCCGCCGCACCCTGCTCCGCGCCCAACCGCGCAGCCAGGGCACGCGAGTACTCCCAGGAGGGCCGAGCCTCGGTGGCCCGTCCCTCGAACCAGGAGAAGTCCCACCCCTCAGTGGGAACGGCCGCGCCTTCGGCAAGCAGTTCGTCAAAGGAAGGAGAGAGAGGGGAGAGAGGAGAGAGAGGGGAGGAGGAGGAAAAGGAAGAGCACTGGTCGGAGCGACGTCCGTAAGACATCCCGCGATCCTCACAGAACGCCACGCAATCCGCTCGCGGTTTTCCCGGGGCAATCCGGCCGGACCGCCGACGGCTCACGACACGGCCGCCCCCACCCGCCGGGCCACTTCCTCCGCGGCGAACCGTACGAACCCCTCCGGATCCGGCTCGTCCCCCGTCGGCTGGAGGATCACGGAGTCGGCCCCCGCGTCGGCCAGCCGCTGGACCGCCTCGGCGACGGCAGCAGCGCCCGCCCCCGGCCACTCCGGGACCGGGCTCGGAGCCGACACCCTCGGCGATCGGCTCGGCGCAGAGCCGCTCGTCCGCGCCGGGTCCGGTGGCGGTGAGGAGATAAACGACAACCGTGTGCGCCGCGGCCTCACGCCCGGACGCCGCACGCCCCTCGTCGATGAGACGCCGGGCACGCCGGACGCCTTCGGGTGGGGTGGACGCCGTGAGAACGGTGCCGGCGGCGACCTCGCCGGTGAGCCGCAGGGTACGCGGCCCGGTGGCCC comes from the Streptomyces sp. KMM 9044 genome and includes:
- a CDS encoding class I SAM-dependent methyltransferase, which codes for MSYGRRSDQCSSFSSSSPLSPLSPLSPSFDELLAEGAAVPTEGWDFSWFEGRATEARPSWEYSRALAARLGAEQGAAAARAVLDVQTGGGEVLSLALDEVRRAAPDSRRPALVVATEGWAPNVAKAAGPLRAQGGFVVAASEGVSGRTAFPFADGVFDLVVSRHPVEAHWREIARVLRSGGSYFAQHVGPSSAYELVEHFLGPQPDEQRNARHPERERREAEAAGLEIVDLRAERLRMEFYDIAAVVHFLRKVVWTVPGFTVEAYLPQLRALHERVLAEGAFVAHSSRHLFDVRKP
- a CDS encoding PhoH family protein, translating into MVTSTKRHKPDRRTYVIDTSVLLADPNALSRFDEHEVVLPVVVVTELEAKRHHPELGYFARQALRLLDDFRVRYGRLDAPLPIGDLGGTLRVELNHSDPGLLPSGYRLGDNDTRILAVARNLQAEGFDVTVVSKDLPLRIKASSVGLLAEEYRAELAVTDASGWTGMSELTLPGEQVDVLFEEGRVYVPEAADLPVHTGLTIQSERGKALGRVTPEGNVRLVRGDREAFGIKGRSAEQRIALDLLLDPDVGILSLGGRAGTGKSALALCAGLEAVLERRQHQKVMVFRPLYAVGGQELGYLPGSEAEKMSPWAQAVFDTLSAVTSREVIEEVTARGMLEVLPLTHIRGRSLHDAFVIVDEAQSLERNVLLTVLSRIGANSRVVLTHDVAQRDNLRVGRYDGVVAVVEKLKGHPLFAHVTLNRSERSQIAALVTEMLEDGHI
- a CDS encoding isoprenyl transferase, coding for MNLRDKLRGLLVRLYARRVEGHLDHDQVPKHIGVIMDGNRRWAKASGSSTVHGHRVGADKIGEFLGWCTETEVEVVTLWLLSTDNFDRPEAELVPLLGIIEDVVRSLAADGRWRVHHVGNPDLLPAGMQISLKEAESATARVDGIVVNVAIGYGGRQEIADAVRSMILDAHEKGTSMEALAEDVDVDMIGRHLYTRAQPDPDLVIRTSGEQRLSGFMLWQTAHSEYYFCEVFWPAFRKVDFLRALRDYAARHRRFGG
- a CDS encoding lytic transglycosylase domain-containing protein; protein product: MSRISVRGFAVASATAVTAVGSVVGVASGSVAQTGNDAEATAAGTTLLADIPAGQQVEVQTASLTQQAETMAIAADTSAKKDAEEAARKAAAETAIAKKQEAAEKAAKAEKEAKEREEAEKAASRSKTASASAADFAVQSSYSVAEVQAMARQLIPADQFQCFSNIVDHESTWNYKAVNPSSGAYGLVQALPGTKMASAGADWQTNPATQIKWGLNYMNDRYGSPCGAWSFWQANNWY